From a region of the Flavobacterium sediminilitoris genome:
- a CDS encoding S8 family peptidase has product MRNLKPIYLSTALALVLASCGGAKQIISTPVENIDTLPLKVTPLAENDLKRWSHLDLVRDTVPGMSVDKAYSELLKNKKGSTVIVGIVDSGVDIRHEDLQGVIWVNPKEIAGNGIDDDKNGYIDDINGWNFLGDSNNEQLEMTRIVKKGPGTPEYDKAKAQLEEELAGIMQTKQQIDMIVAADKAIKEHLKKDNFNLDDVKAIETSDEKLSQYKAIFTQILSGTSKEDFDKRIKAGVDFVYGQLNYNLNVDFDGRSIVGDNPEDIKDTKYGNNNVIGPDPEDAKHGTHVSGIVAQVRNNNKGGDGVANNVKIMAVRAVPNGDEYDKDIALGIRYAVDNGAKVINGSFGKYYSPNKEWVQDALKYAAKKDVLVIFAAGNDSKDLDVENKYPSDSYDGSPEISNNVLIIGALAPSYGINEVAGFSNYGTKNVDIFAPGVQIYATTPNQTYEYLQGTSMASPNVAGVAALIRSYYPKLSASQVKQIIMESGTPLKNEVKVGEDQHKANFSTISKTGKIVNAYNALLMAEQMSK; this is encoded by the coding sequence ATGAGAAATTTAAAACCAATTTATTTATCAACTGCTTTAGCATTAGTTTTAGCTAGTTGTGGTGGTGCAAAACAAATAATCTCTACTCCAGTAGAAAATATTGATACTTTACCTTTAAAAGTTACTCCATTAGCTGAGAATGATTTAAAAAGATGGAGTCATTTAGATTTAGTAAGAGATACTGTTCCTGGAATGAGTGTTGACAAAGCATACTCTGAATTACTAAAAAACAAAAAAGGTTCAACTGTAATTGTAGGAATTGTTGATTCAGGAGTAGATATTCGTCATGAAGATTTACAAGGTGTAATTTGGGTTAATCCAAAAGAAATTGCTGGAAATGGAATAGATGATGACAAAAATGGTTACATCGATGATATTAATGGATGGAATTTCCTTGGAGACAGCAATAATGAGCAATTAGAAATGACTCGTATTGTTAAAAAAGGACCTGGAACTCCAGAATACGACAAAGCAAAAGCTCAACTAGAAGAGGAATTAGCTGGCATAATGCAAACTAAACAGCAAATTGATATGATTGTTGCTGCTGATAAAGCTATAAAAGAGCATCTAAAAAAAGACAATTTTAACTTAGATGATGTTAAAGCTATAGAAACTTCAGATGAAAAGTTATCACAATACAAAGCTATATTTACACAAATTTTATCAGGAACTTCAAAAGAAGATTTTGATAAAAGAATAAAAGCAGGAGTAGATTTTGTTTATGGGCAATTAAACTACAATTTAAATGTAGATTTTGATGGTCGTTCTATAGTAGGAGATAACCCAGAAGACATTAAGGACACTAAATATGGTAACAATAATGTTATTGGACCAGATCCTGAAGATGCAAAACATGGTACTCACGTATCTGGAATTGTTGCACAAGTAAGAAACAACAACAAAGGTGGTGACGGTGTTGCTAATAATGTTAAAATTATGGCAGTTAGAGCTGTTCCAAATGGCGACGAATATGACAAAGATATTGCTCTAGGAATTCGTTACGCTGTAGATAATGGTGCAAAAGTAATCAATGGTTCATTTGGTAAGTATTACTCTCCAAACAAAGAATGGGTTCAAGATGCATTAAAATATGCTGCTAAAAAAGACGTTTTAGTAATCTTTGCAGCTGGAAATGATTCTAAAGACTTAGATGTAGAAAACAAATACCCAAGTGATTCTTACGATGGTTCTCCTGAAATTTCAAACAATGTTTTAATTATCGGTGCATTAGCTCCAAGTTATGGTATAAATGAAGTAGCTGGATTTTCAAATTATGGAACTAAAAATGTAGATATTTTTGCTCCTGGTGTTCAAATTTATGCTACTACTCCAAATCAAACTTATGAGTATTTACAAGGTACATCTATGGCTTCACCAAATGTAGCTGGAGTTGCTGCTTTAATTCGTTCATATTATCCAAAGTTATCTGCTTCTCAAGTAAAACAAATTATTATGGAAAGTGGAACTCCATTAAAAAACGAAGTAAAAGTAGGAGAAGATCAACATAAAGCAAATTTTTCAACTATTTCTAAAACAGGAAAAATTGTAAATGCTTACAATGCTTTATTAATGGCAGAACAAATGTCAAAATAA
- a CDS encoding M1 family metallopeptidase has protein sequence MKKILLFTLFSILSFGQNNPNPGYWQQHVDYKMEIDMNVKNYQYKGKQELAYTNNSSDTLYKVFYHLYPNAFQPGSEMDSRLKTIADPDKRMVRTFKVAEKEVKESRIETLKPDEIGYLKINNFKQNGSEAKTRVVGTILEVTLNQPILPNQKTIFTLDFDGQVPLQVRRSGRNSDEGVALSMTQWYPKMAEYDFEGWHADPYIGREFHGVWGNFDVKITIDKNYTIGGTGYLQNKNEIGHGYQDKGIEVKHPKKTKTLTWHFIAPNVHDFAWGADDNYIHDMILGPNNVELHFFYKNKAEILENWKNLQPKTAEILDYLNKSIGEYPYKQYSVIQGGDGGMEYAMCTLITGNRSFGSLVGVTAHEFAHSWFQHILASNESKHEWMDEGFTSFISDLAMQTVLPSKEGEEENPFEGAYSNYRYLAKTGKEQPLSTHADRYDINMAYGISAYSKGEVFLAQLGYVIGIENLMKTLKRYYSDYKFTHPTPNDIKRTAEKISGANLDWYLVDWTQTTNTIDYAIKEVIENNKKTTISLERLGRMPMPLDILVVYKDGTQETFYIPNTLMRWEKPNPYQTLSRTSLKGWDWAYPTYSFEIEKSKSNIQAIVIDPSGLMADVELENNVFENE, from the coding sequence ATGAAAAAAATACTTTTATTTACCTTATTTTCTATTTTAAGTTTTGGGCAAAACAACCCAAATCCTGGCTATTGGCAACAACATGTCGATTATAAAATGGAAATTGACATGAATGTAAAAAATTATCAATATAAAGGAAAACAAGAATTAGCATATACTAATAATTCTTCAGACACCCTTTATAAAGTTTTTTATCATTTATATCCTAATGCCTTTCAACCAGGAAGTGAAATGGATAGTCGTTTAAAAACAATTGCTGATCCAGATAAAAGAATGGTTCGTACTTTTAAAGTAGCTGAAAAAGAAGTTAAAGAAAGTAGAATTGAAACTTTAAAACCAGACGAAATTGGATATCTAAAAATCAACAATTTCAAACAAAATGGATCAGAAGCTAAAACAAGAGTTGTAGGTACTATTCTAGAAGTTACATTAAACCAACCTATTTTACCTAATCAAAAAACTATTTTCACTCTTGATTTTGATGGTCAAGTACCTTTACAAGTACGTCGTTCAGGAAGAAATTCTGATGAAGGTGTTGCATTATCTATGACACAATGGTATCCTAAAATGGCTGAATATGACTTTGAAGGCTGGCATGCAGATCCATATATTGGTAGAGAATTTCATGGTGTTTGGGGAAATTTTGATGTAAAAATTACAATTGACAAAAATTATACAATTGGAGGAACTGGATATCTTCAAAATAAAAACGAAATTGGTCATGGTTACCAAGATAAAGGAATAGAAGTAAAACATCCTAAAAAAACAAAAACATTAACTTGGCATTTTATAGCTCCAAACGTTCATGATTTTGCATGGGGAGCAGATGATAATTATATTCACGATATGATTTTAGGTCCAAATAATGTTGAATTACACTTCTTCTATAAAAACAAAGCAGAAATTTTAGAAAACTGGAAAAATTTACAACCAAAAACTGCTGAAATCTTAGACTATCTTAATAAAAGTATAGGAGAATATCCATACAAACAATATTCTGTAATTCAAGGTGGAGATGGTGGAATGGAATATGCAATGTGTACTCTTATTACAGGAAATAGAAGTTTTGGAAGCCTTGTAGGTGTAACAGCTCATGAATTTGCACACTCTTGGTTTCAACATATCTTAGCATCTAATGAATCTAAACATGAATGGATGGATGAAGGATTTACCTCATTTATTTCAGATTTAGCAATGCAAACAGTACTTCCTTCAAAAGAAGGTGAAGAAGAAAATCCTTTTGAAGGAGCTTACAGTAATTACCGATATCTTGCAAAAACAGGTAAAGAACAACCATTATCTACTCATGCTGATAGATATGATATAAATATGGCTTATGGTATTTCAGCATATAGTAAAGGTGAAGTTTTCTTAGCTCAATTAGGATATGTTATTGGTATTGAAAATTTAATGAAGACATTAAAACGTTATTATAGTGATTACAAATTCACACATCCAACACCTAATGATATAAAAAGGACAGCAGAAAAAATTTCTGGAGCAAATTTAGATTGGTATTTAGTAGATTGGACACAAACTACAAATACAATTGATTATGCAATAAAAGAAGTAATAGAAAATAACAAGAAAACAACCATCTCTTTAGAAAGACTTGGAAGAATGCCAATGCCTTTAGATATTTTAGTAGTTTATAAAGACGGAACACAAGAAACGTTTTACATTCCAAATACATTAATGCGTTGGGAAAAACCAAATCCATATCAAACATTATCAAGAACCTCTTTAAAAGGATGGGACTGGGCATATCCAACATATTCGTTCGAAATTGAAAAATCAAAATCAAACATTCAAGCAATTGTAATAGATCCAAGTGGATTGATGGCTGATGTAGAACTTGAAAATAATGTATTTGAAAATGAGTAA
- a CDS encoding S24 family peptidase: protein MVSERLGHYIEKKGFSFYAFENSLGAGRGSISKAVKEGKSIGSNVIENILSIYSDLNPIWLLTGTGTMFKEDEEFLLNKSVDAFSLSTDKNIDSQQIPLYDIEAVAGLVPLFQDRTTQTPLDYISIPRLPKCDGAVYVTGDSMYPLLKSGDIVLYKEVNDIKNEIFWGEMYLLSMDMSGEEYITVKYIQKSEQIGFVKLVSQNKHHQDKDVEMSKIKALALVKASIRINSMH from the coding sequence ATGGTTTCAGAACGTTTAGGTCATTATATAGAAAAAAAAGGATTTAGCTTTTATGCTTTTGAAAACAGTCTTGGAGCAGGTAGAGGAAGTATTTCTAAAGCCGTAAAAGAAGGGAAAAGTATTGGGTCAAATGTTATAGAAAATATTCTTTCAATATATTCTGATTTGAATCCTATTTGGTTACTAACTGGAACAGGAACAATGTTTAAGGAAGATGAAGAGTTTTTGCTTAATAAAAGTGTTGATGCTTTTTCTTTAAGTACAGATAAGAATATAGATAGTCAACAAATTCCTTTATATGATATTGAAGCTGTAGCCGGATTAGTTCCTTTGTTTCAAGATAGAACTACTCAAACACCATTAGATTATATCTCTATTCCAAGATTGCCAAAATGTGATGGAGCTGTTTATGTAACAGGAGATAGTATGTATCCACTTTTAAAAAGCGGTGATATTGTTTTGTATAAAGAGGTAAATGACATAAAGAATGAGATTTTTTGGGGGGAAATGTATTTGTTAAGTATGGACATGAGTGGAGAAGAATATATTACGGTTAAATACATTCAAAAGTCGGAACAAATTGGGTTTGTGAAATTGGTTAGTCAAAATAAACACCATCAAGATAAAGATGTGGAAATGTCCAAGATTAAAGCATTAGCACTTGTAAAAGCAAGTATAAGGATTAATTCTATGCATTAA
- a CDS encoding tetratricopeptide repeat-containing sensor histidine kinase, with protein MQFFLRKNSYSLLFYFFTFIINAQEENKKNNYKDLVKQEKIEIENLFPLLNNKDDLKAYSNAHKLVKKIKTKESITRLNLFFANYFNKKTILDSTFFYANKALKSTDFIANDSLRRILASSSYNLIGLYNNKKGLIEASKKSHLKGIEIVQNQKKGYPYYVNLHGLANIYLKQGDYTNALKYFKQCLEYKDVDDEISIGSNINIGIIYGEFKNYESSIVYLKKANLICKNNENINCQAITAINIGENYKDLGNHKEALKYYDEGLKLAKQNKLYQTEAFANEYIGSILYEQKRYANAKLYYINALTISLQHNFLSNQRDLFLKLKEIAIVEGDYTNAYELLNRYSKIKDSINILEKDKEINELDIKFKTLQKENEIRDLMLENNNKILILNNQEKTIENLNLQKAIESKKNENKLLKLNESSQKKANQIKLLKKEQQLKDSEILRQKETRKIIFIGFLIILIPIIALLIVYYQKQKAQILINNKQKEISEQKNKALLKDQELKLIKAQIEGQDKERLRIAQELHDSVGGNLAAIKLQLSNSNFGKESEIKNINHQINETYNQVRNLSHNMLPKKFNQSKFCDVLEEYLNKLAEVSQLTPSFVAYPRKKINNLNENIQVEVYTIVQELITNTIKHAKANKIELQLNLIENSLNIIFEDNGIGFNIKNNKEGIGFINIKNRINNLKGSLHIDSTMNRGSIFNIEIPII; from the coding sequence ATGCAATTTTTTTTAAGAAAAAACAGTTATTCGCTTCTCTTTTACTTCTTTACATTCATTATAAATGCTCAAGAAGAAAATAAGAAAAATAATTATAAAGATTTAGTAAAACAAGAAAAAATTGAAATCGAGAACCTATTTCCATTATTAAACAACAAAGACGATTTGAAAGCATATAGTAATGCTCACAAACTTGTAAAAAAAATAAAAACAAAAGAATCCATTACTCGTTTAAATCTGTTTTTTGCTAATTATTTCAATAAAAAAACCATATTAGATTCTACTTTTTTTTATGCCAACAAAGCTCTTAAAAGCACTGATTTTATTGCTAATGACTCTTTAAGAAGAATACTAGCATCTAGTAGTTATAACTTAATCGGTTTATACAACAATAAAAAAGGCCTTATAGAGGCCAGTAAAAAATCACATTTAAAAGGAATTGAAATTGTTCAAAATCAAAAAAAAGGATATCCATATTATGTAAACTTACATGGTCTTGCAAATATTTATTTAAAACAAGGCGATTATACAAATGCTTTAAAATACTTCAAGCAATGTTTAGAATATAAAGACGTTGATGATGAAATAAGTATTGGTAGCAATATAAATATTGGTATTATTTATGGGGAATTTAAAAACTATGAATCTTCTATTGTTTATTTAAAAAAAGCTAATCTTATTTGTAAAAATAATGAGAATATAAACTGTCAAGCGATAACAGCAATAAATATAGGAGAAAATTACAAAGATCTTGGCAACCATAAAGAAGCTTTAAAATATTATGATGAAGGATTAAAACTTGCAAAACAGAATAAACTTTATCAAACAGAAGCTTTTGCTAATGAATATATTGGCTCTATTCTATATGAGCAAAAACGTTATGCAAATGCCAAGCTTTATTATATAAATGCATTAACAATTTCGTTACAACACAACTTCTTAAGCAACCAAAGAGATTTATTTCTTAAACTAAAAGAAATTGCAATAGTAGAAGGTGATTACACAAACGCTTACGAACTTCTAAATAGATATTCTAAAATAAAAGACTCTATAAACATTTTAGAAAAGGATAAAGAAATAAATGAATTAGATATAAAGTTTAAAACATTACAAAAAGAAAATGAAATAAGAGATTTAATGTTAGAGAACAACAACAAAATTCTTATTTTAAATAACCAAGAAAAGACAATTGAAAACCTCAACTTACAAAAAGCAATTGAAAGTAAAAAAAATGAAAATAAATTATTAAAACTAAATGAGTCTTCCCAAAAAAAAGCCAATCAGATAAAATTATTAAAAAAAGAACAACAACTAAAAGATTCTGAAATATTAAGACAAAAAGAAACTAGAAAAATTATTTTTATTGGGTTTCTTATCATTCTTATTCCTATCATAGCATTATTAATTGTTTACTATCAAAAACAGAAAGCTCAAATACTAATCAATAACAAGCAAAAAGAGATTAGCGAACAAAAAAACAAAGCCCTATTAAAAGATCAAGAATTAAAACTTATTAAAGCACAAATAGAAGGACAAGATAAAGAACGCTTGAGAATAGCTCAAGAACTCCATGACAGCGTTGGTGGAAACTTAGCTGCAATAAAACTACAACTTAGCAATTCTAATTTTGGAAAAGAAAGTGAAATTAAAAACATCAATCATCAAATAAACGAAACCTACAATCAGGTTAGAAACTTATCACATAATATGTTACCTAAAAAATTTAACCAAAGTAAATTTTGTGATGTATTAGAAGAATATCTAAATAAACTAGCAGAAGTAAGTCAATTAACACCTTCATTTGTTGCATATCCAAGGAAAAAAATAAACAATTTAAACGAAAATATTCAAGTGGAAGTTTACACAATTGTTCAAGAGTTAATTACAAACACTATAAAACACGCTAAAGCCAATAAAATTGAACTTCAACTTAACTTAATTGAAAACTCATTAAATATTATATTTGAAGATAACGGAATAGGTTTTAATATTAAAAACAACAAAGAAGGAATAGGTTTTATAAACATTAAGAATAGAATAAACAATTTAAAAGGAAGCTTACATATTGATTCCACCATGAATAGAGGTTCCATTTTTAACATTGAAATTCCAATAATTTAA
- a CDS encoding response regulator, translated as MNTTKIIIADDHTMFLEGIMSLLNNVSEIEIVGKAVNGKEVLLLLEKTKTDIIVLDISMPEMDGIEVTKIIKKKYSNLKILILSTHSNSQMIAKLIRIGIDGYLLKNAEKDELLYAIQKINLGETYFSKEVAIIHNEYETNFKQNLATTTELSNREKEILILIAKQYTAAEIAEKTFISLNTVNTHKRNLLSKLNVKNTAGLVKYAIELGLLD; from the coding sequence ATGAATACAACAAAAATAATTATTGCTGATGATCATACTATGTTTCTTGAAGGAATTATGTCTTTATTAAACAATGTTTCAGAAATAGAAATAGTCGGAAAAGCTGTTAATGGCAAAGAAGTGCTACTTCTTTTAGAGAAAACAAAAACAGACATTATAGTACTTGATATTAGTATGCCTGAAATGGATGGAATTGAAGTAACAAAAATTATAAAAAAGAAATATTCTAATTTAAAAATACTTATTTTAAGCACACATAGTAATTCCCAAATGATTGCTAAACTAATCAGAATAGGAATTGATGGCTATCTTCTAAAAAATGCAGAAAAAGACGAATTATTATATGCTATTCAAAAAATTAATTTGGGAGAAACTTATTTTTCTAAAGAAGTAGCTATTATTCATAATGAATACGAAACTAACTTTAAACAAAACCTTGCAACCACTACAGAATTAAGCAATAGAGAAAAAGAAATTCTTATATTAATTGCAAAACAATATACGGCCGCAGAAATTGCCGAAAAAACTTTTATCAGTCTTAATACTGTTAATACTCACAAAAGAAACTTATTATCCAAATTAAATGTAAAAAATACTGCTGGTTTAGTTAAATATGCAATAGAGCTAGGGTTACTTGATTAA
- a CDS encoding zincin-like metallopeptidase toxin domain-containing protein: protein MGGEITAAIKGGLRKSAKEVLEHTDDVKKKLDNLVIEENNLKRKLTNDEIEDFFKHLEDVAEIDFMASRKIGNFGGKILTASQIRQLRNVLKQKGIHLIVEGDIKSITKLFKPIDEFKNIDELFYAMRAKGFPGGFNAHTKQFYLSKNATEIVQFHELAHLKHYEELGEAYLLLSKLEKETYVWKEIFANKSKWTKPELQDALNYINGIRIEQYGLEPLKN from the coding sequence TTGGGAGGAGAAATAACAGCAGCCATAAAAGGAGGTTTACGCAAAAGTGCCAAAGAAGTTCTAGAACATACTGATGATGTAAAGAAAAAGTTAGACAATCTCGTTATAGAAGAAAATAACTTAAAAAGAAAACTAACCAATGATGAGATTGAAGATTTTTTTAAGCATTTGGAGGATGTTGCAGAGATTGATTTTATGGCTTCCAGAAAAATAGGTAATTTTGGAGGTAAAATATTAACAGCTTCTCAGATTAGACAATTAAGAAATGTTTTAAAACAAAAAGGAATTCATTTAATTGTTGAAGGAGACATAAAAAGTATTACAAAATTATTCAAGCCTATTGATGAGTTTAAAAATATAGATGAATTATTTTATGCAATGAGAGCAAAAGGATTTCCTGGAGGTTTTAACGCACATACTAAACAATTTTATTTAAGTAAAAACGCAACAGAAATAGTTCAATTTCATGAGCTAGCTCATTTGAAACACTATGAAGAATTAGGAGAAGCTTATTTATTATTATCAAAATTAGAAAAAGAGACTTATGTCTGGAAAGAAATTTTCGCTAATAAGAGCAAATGGACAAAACCAGAATTACAAGACGCTTTAAATTACATTAACGGGATTAGGATAGAACAATATGGGTTAGAACCCTTAAAAAATTAA
- a CDS encoding zincin-like metallopeptidase toxin domain-containing protein, whose product MSGELTVAIKGGLRKSAQEALEHTDDLKKTAKNADETNQIDEVIEHLEDVAEVDFMASHKIGNLGGKVATERQIRQLRGILKQKGVNLILEGDIKNALNQFKPIVINGNRFDKPNDLFRFMKDNDFVGGFNAETKQLILPRKLIDFEKKIYENPTEIVLFHEMKHLEHFEEVGEISYNKLDVLKKETYVWNKILAERGKWTKDELTDALEYINRIRTEPKYGYNLKPITIK is encoded by the coding sequence TTGAGTGGAGAATTAACCGTTGCCATAAAAGGAGGTTTACGCAAAAGTGCCCAAGAAGCTCTAGAACATACTGATGATTTAAAGAAAACCGCTAAAAATGCAGATGAAACCAATCAAATAGATGAGGTAATTGAACATTTGGAAGATGTTGCAGAGGTTGATTTTATGGCTTCACATAAAATTGGAAATTTAGGAGGTAAAGTTGCAACAGAAAGACAAATAAGACAATTAAGGGGTATATTAAAACAAAAAGGAGTTAATTTAATTTTAGAAGGAGATATAAAAAATGCATTAAATCAATTTAAACCAATTGTTATCAATGGCAATAGATTTGATAAACCAAACGATTTGTTTAGATTTATGAAAGATAATGATTTTGTAGGTGGTTTTAATGCAGAAACAAAACAATTGATTTTACCAAGAAAGTTAATTGATTTTGAAAAGAAAATTTATGAAAATCCAACAGAAATTGTTTTATTCCATGAAATGAAACATTTGGAACATTTTGAAGAGGTGGGAGAAATATCCTATAATAAGTTAGATGTGTTAAAAAAAGAAACCTATGTTTGGAACAAAATACTTGCAGAACGAGGTAAATGGACTAAAGACGAATTAACAGATGCATTAGAATATATTAATAGAATTAGAACGGAACCTAAATATGGTTATAATCTAAAACCAATAACGATAAAATGA
- a CDS encoding DUF5995 family protein has protein sequence MSENIPQAKTIDEVLSILNVIIDEFIENKSTLGYFAVLYYKVTEKVKEGIEEGMFQNGPRMEQLDVIFANRYIKAYYEYKMSLLPSSCWEVAFKYANDYWIVVLQHLLLGMNAHINLDLSIAAAQVAPGDEIHDLHADFNMINHILSGLVGNVETAMSDVWPFLKWVLKKTRNVDTFLIDFSMQEARNGAWKFAVELAPLNSTQLEQQIQLRDKKITKIADLITNPGYIPSLIFKILRLFERGSVVAKIDKLRSVI, from the coding sequence ATGTCTGAAAATATTCCACAAGCCAAAACAATTGATGAAGTTCTTTCAATTTTGAATGTAATTATTGATGAATTTATAGAGAATAAATCTACTTTGGGTTACTTTGCTGTTTTGTACTACAAGGTTACTGAAAAAGTAAAAGAAGGAATAGAGGAGGGAATGTTTCAAAATGGACCACGAATGGAGCAACTTGATGTGATTTTTGCTAATCGATATATTAAAGCGTATTATGAATATAAAATGAGTTTGCTACCGTCTTCTTGTTGGGAAGTTGCTTTTAAATATGCCAATGATTATTGGATAGTAGTATTACAACATTTATTATTAGGGATGAATGCTCACATTAATTTAGATTTAAGTATTGCAGCAGCACAAGTTGCACCTGGAGATGAAATACATGACTTGCATGCCGATTTTAATATGATTAATCATATACTATCTGGGTTAGTGGGTAATGTAGAAACTGCTATGTCAGATGTTTGGCCTTTTTTAAAATGGGTATTAAAGAAAACCAGAAATGTAGATACTTTTCTAATTGATTTTAGTATGCAAGAAGCTAGAAACGGTGCTTGGAAATTTGCAGTTGAATTAGCACCATTAAATTCAACACAACTGGAACAACAAATACAACTTAGAGATAAAAAAATAACAAAAATTGCAGATTTAATTACTAATCCTGGATATATTCCTTCTTTGATTTTTAAGATCCTTCGTTTGTTTGAAAGAGGAAGTGTGGTGGCAAAAATTGATAAATTGAGAAGTGTGATTTAA